TGGGTAATGCCGAATATTAGACAGTATGACAGAGCTGAGCATGACAGCACAGGCACGTTAAGTGACCCCACTGAGCAAGTGTTCTTCAGAGAGGTTCAAGTCTGTGGAACTTTCTGCTCACCAACATGGATGCAGTTGCTATGTGAGTTCCCTAAAGTTGATCATCAGAAACCCAATCAgataaggaaaatatattaagacattaaaaaacaaaaacaattttacttgatgtttggcaaaaaccaacacaatattgtaaagcaattatcaaaagtaaatttaaaaacaatttatacaACTCTTATTACATTCCACCACCAACCCCTATCTTGTTTCTGATGTGGACTATATAACAACCATGAGCCAATTCTGGTCAGTCAGGGCGTAGAGAGTAGTGTAGTGGTTACCTTGTTTGGACAGGGTGTGCTCTCCCAGTTCTCCAGCTGCCATTAGTCACACGAAGCATGCCAGCTCCACTTGCTCAGCCCAGGTATTGCTGACCTGAGCTAAAGGCTTTTGCCACGTTGTCTCCCAAACCATTTTTTGCTTGCTGAAATCCCAACCTACCCTCCAGGACTAAAGCTCAAGTGCTGTCTCctctaaaaaatatttcattactcCAGCTCTCTTTGCCCTCCAGCCTCTTTGAATTCCCCCAACATTTTGCTTGTGTATTACGGTTCGTCATATACCCCTTGTAGTTAGTTAGTGGCATACAGGCTTCATTAAGAACTAAGTGGAAACGCTGAGTCAAGGTTAAGAGATCAATTCTGTGATCTTTGGCAACAAAACTGGACATATTATCCAGGGTTCTAGCATTTGAGCTGTAGATAAGTAACAGAGCCTGCATTTGGTAGAGAGAAGTGActttacatgcacacacatacacaaattctTACTCTCCATGTCCCTACTGTATGCCTTCTGCTTACAGAAAAGTCATGAGACAGCTTgatgtgttattatttttttaataaatagaaaccACACCACTTCATTTGTTACAGAGAAAAATGAGAGGCAATAATTCGAGAGCCCCAGGAAGCTTTTTCATCCATAAGATAACAGAAAGGATAATCACCTTCACTGCCCAAGACTtttgttaacattttcttttgatctctatCTCCCACCCACATGAGCATGCCACTTCCAGaatggaactctgccttcaaatcttCTACTAGTTGGAAGGCTGGTCTATCAGCTTGTCTTAGTAACGGAATGGAGGTCCCCAACTCAGCTGAGAAACCTGGACAAATCTTCTTTGATTTCAGCCTCATCCCAAGGCccatgaatattttctttaaaaagctgcAGGCGAATGAGGTAGAAAGGGCAGAGACACGAGATGGAAACCAGCAGAAGGGCAAAGAGTATGGCTCCCACAGCACTGATGGACAGCAGGCCTCCTAAGGCTGAGAATGCAAAGAGCAGTGTGACCCCCACATAGCTGCGGGGCGTACATGCCTTCAGTTTCTTTTGTAACATAGGCCACAGGGCAAAAATCTGGATGGCAAATGTCACCATGATGAAGGCATGGAGGGATCGGGGCAGGCGGGAGGCAAGGCAGACAGAAGCAAAGATGGCCATGTTCAAGGACAGTGTGCTGGATACAATGGCAGCATTGGCACCATAGTCAAAGAAGATGAGGTGACCTAACAGCATGAAGACTGCCATGGCATAGATGGTGTCAGTGCTGACCGATTCTGTCAGGGTCTTCAGCACCGGCGAAAAGCCATATGTGAAAGTAATGAAGACTAGGGCACTCTTCAAGTCAGCCCACCGGGTCCGCCCACTCTTCCTCCGTCCTTCACCTCCGTCAATGAGATCAAACAAAACATAGCCAATCAGTGAAGAAGCCAGGCCGGTCCCAAAAAGCCACTGAGGGGCCAGAAGACCCTCATCCATATACCACCAGATAACCACAAAAACACAGACACTACACAGCTGCTGTATCACCACACTGGACTCAAACACCACAGCCCAATATTGGTATTTCCGGgcatagatgtttttccggagcTCTTCGAGGAACCTCCGATCCACGTAGTTATCTGGAAAGGGCTGTCGCTCATACAAGACCTTCTGCCACCTGACCTCTTTGGTGTTAGCTACAGGCTGGGCACACATTATCCTTTCGCTCATACTCAGGCGACTTCA
The Ovis canadensis isolate MfBH-ARS-UI-01 breed Bighorn chromosome 12, ARS-UI_OviCan_v2, whole genome shotgun sequence genome window above contains:
- the PIGC gene encoding phosphatidylinositol N-acetylglucosaminyltransferase subunit C — protein: MSERIMCAQPVANTKEVRWQKVLYERQPFPDNYVDRRFLEELRKNIYARKYQYWAVVFESSVVIQQLCSVCVFVVIWWYMDEGLLAPQWLFGTGLASSLIGYVLFDLIDGGEGRRKSGRTRWADLKSALVFITFTYGFSPVLKTLTESVSTDTIYAMAVFMLLGHLIFFDYGANAAIVSSTLSLNMAIFASVCLASRLPRSLHAFIMVTFAIQIFALWPMLQKKLKACTPRSYVGVTLLFAFSALGGLLSISAVGAILFALLLVSISCLCPFYLIRLQLFKENIHGPWDEAEIKEDLSRFLS